From the Priestia aryabhattai genome, one window contains:
- a CDS encoding GntR family transcriptional regulator, giving the protein MKPKYQVIIEDIKSKILSGDYSMGEQIPTESVMQETYSVSRHTVRKAILELSNEGFLRSEKGSGTYVSNQYQSKASGASANKTIGVITTYISDYIFPSIIRGIESRLNKDNYSLLLASTNNDVEQEKKALEMMLSYGVDGLIVEPTKSNLYNPNISYYLSFKEQDVPFTMINAYYEELDVPFFCLDDVQSSYLATNELISKGHTQIGLIAKMDDLQGKYRMKGYIKALGEAKLRFQPEHILSFNTETKLDLYANLKTFLTENQDEMTALVCYNDEVGLEVVNVCRQLGISIPDKLSIIGQDNSYIAKNATINLTTLTHPQEQMGHDAADWIIKKLQGKKDLPNETYYQPLLVEGETIKELNAKRDEVR; this is encoded by the coding sequence ATGAAGCCAAAATATCAGGTTATTATTGAGGATATAAAAAGTAAAATTCTTTCAGGAGATTACAGCATGGGCGAACAAATCCCTACTGAATCAGTCATGCAAGAAACGTATAGCGTTAGCAGACATACGGTTCGAAAAGCGATTTTAGAGCTGTCGAATGAAGGATTTTTAAGAAGCGAAAAAGGATCTGGTACCTATGTAAGTAATCAGTATCAATCAAAAGCTAGCGGGGCTTCTGCAAACAAAACGATTGGCGTTATTACCACGTACATTTCCGACTATATTTTCCCTTCTATTATTCGCGGAATTGAAAGCAGATTAAATAAAGATAATTATTCGCTGTTGCTCGCGAGTACGAATAATGATGTGGAACAAGAAAAAAAAGCGTTGGAAATGATGCTTTCCTATGGAGTAGACGGTTTAATTGTTGAACCTACAAAAAGCAATTTGTACAATCCAAACATCTCTTATTATTTATCGTTCAAAGAACAAGATGTTCCGTTTACAATGATTAACGCCTACTACGAAGAATTGGACGTTCCGTTTTTTTGTCTAGACGATGTTCAGTCAAGCTACCTTGCCACAAACGAATTAATCTCAAAAGGACATACACAAATTGGGCTCATTGCAAAAATGGATGATCTTCAGGGAAAGTACCGAATGAAGGGATATATAAAAGCACTCGGTGAAGCAAAGCTCCGCTTTCAGCCTGAGCATATTTTGTCTTTTAATACGGAAACAAAGCTCGATTTGTATGCTAATTTAAAAACGTTTCTTACTGAAAACCAAGACGAAATGACGGCCCTTGTATGCTATAACGATGAAGTTGGATTAGAAGTTGTAAATGTATGCAGACAGCTTGGTATTTCCATTCCGGACAAGTTGTCAATTATTGGTCAAGACAATTCGTACATCGCTAAAAATGCGACTATTAATTTAACGACTTTAACGCATCCACAGGAACAAATGGGACACGACGCGGCGGATTGGATCATTAAAAAGCTCCAGGGCAAAAAAGATTTGCCAAACGAAACCTACTATCAGCCTCTGTTAGTTGAAGGAGAAACCATTAAAGAATTGAATGCGAAGCGTGATGAAGTTCGTTAA
- a CDS encoding xylulokinase, whose amino-acid sequence MKTTQESIKQAIAKGNTSLGIELGSTRIKAVLIDENFETIASGSYEWENLLEDGFWTYNLIDIITGLQRAYREMKQEVERSYGITIRTIGSIGISAMMHGYMAFDKTGELLVPFRTWRNATTSVAAKELTEHFQFNIPERWSIAHLYQAIINQEKHLPRIDLITTLGGYIHWLLTGSKALGIGDASGMFPIDERTQNYSEDMMKQFDELISHKGYPWKLTDILPTVHTSGEQAGTLTAIGASILDQSKNLQPSIPFCPPEGDAGTGMVATNSVRKRTGNVSVGTSVFAMIVLDKKLSKVYPEIDLVTTPNGSPVGMVHANNCSSDLNAWLGLFREFSEAMGKKVESDKLFEVMLNKALEADPDGGGLLSYGYFSGENITGVEKGRPLFVRSAKSNFNLANFMRTHLFTAFGALKMGMDLLVKEENVKIHSILAHGGLFKTPVVGQKMMAAAINTPVSVMETAGEGGAWGMAILSSYMLNKSENESLEDFLDDKVFKEVTAQEIYPDALDVKGFEAFIKRYKKGLVIEKAAAEHHSEEREELMC is encoded by the coding sequence GTGAAAACAACTCAAGAAAGCATAAAACAAGCAATTGCTAAAGGGAATACTTCACTTGGAATTGAACTTGGATCTACCCGTATCAAAGCGGTGCTGATTGACGAAAATTTTGAAACAATCGCATCCGGAAGCTATGAATGGGAAAATCTCTTGGAAGACGGTTTTTGGACGTACAACTTAATCGATATTATTACAGGTCTGCAAAGAGCTTACCGTGAAATGAAACAAGAAGTTGAACGAAGCTATGGAATAACCATTCGAACAATTGGTTCCATTGGTATTTCAGCTATGATGCACGGATATATGGCGTTTGATAAAACGGGTGAGCTGCTTGTTCCGTTTCGAACCTGGCGTAATGCTACGACAAGCGTGGCAGCAAAAGAATTAACTGAACATTTTCAATTTAACATTCCTGAACGATGGAGCATTGCGCATCTGTATCAGGCAATCATAAATCAAGAAAAACACCTACCGCGAATTGATTTGATTACAACGTTAGGCGGCTATATTCACTGGCTGCTAACAGGCAGTAAGGCACTTGGCATTGGAGATGCTTCGGGGATGTTTCCAATTGATGAACGCACGCAAAATTACAGTGAAGATATGATGAAGCAGTTTGATGAGCTCATTTCTCACAAAGGGTATCCATGGAAACTGACAGATATTCTGCCTACGGTCCATACTTCAGGAGAACAAGCAGGCACATTAACAGCGATAGGTGCGAGCATTCTGGATCAATCTAAAAATTTACAGCCTAGTATTCCGTTTTGTCCTCCAGAAGGAGATGCGGGAACCGGAATGGTTGCTACAAATAGTGTAAGAAAGCGCACTGGAAATGTTTCAGTAGGAACTTCCGTTTTTGCGATGATTGTATTAGACAAAAAGCTTTCAAAAGTCTATCCAGAAATTGATTTGGTGACTACGCCAAACGGCAGTCCAGTTGGAATGGTTCATGCTAATAACTGCTCAAGCGACTTGAATGCCTGGCTCGGATTGTTTCGTGAATTTTCTGAGGCTATGGGGAAAAAAGTGGAATCGGATAAGTTATTTGAAGTGATGTTAAATAAAGCGTTAGAAGCTGATCCTGATGGAGGGGGCTTGCTAAGCTACGGCTATTTCTCAGGTGAAAATATTACCGGAGTAGAAAAAGGACGTCCATTATTTGTCCGTTCAGCAAAAAGTAATTTTAACCTAGCAAACTTTATGCGAACGCATCTTTTTACAGCTTTTGGTGCATTAAAAATGGGGATGGATCTTTTAGTGAAAGAAGAAAATGTAAAGATTCACAGTATTTTAGCGCATGGAGGGTTATTTAAAACTCCGGTAGTTGGCCAAAAAATGATGGCAGCTGCGATTAACACGCCGGTTTCCGTAATGGAAACAGCAGGAGAAGGAGGCGCGTGGGGCATGGCTATTCTTTCTTCTTATATGTTAAATAAAAGTGAGAATGAAAGTTTAGAAGATTTCTTGGATGATAAAGTCTTTAAAGAAGTTACCGCACAAGAAATTTATCCTGACGCACTCGATGTGAAGGGGTTTGAAGCATTTATCAAAAGATATAAAAAAGGCTTAGTCATTGAAAAAGCAGCTGCAGAACATCACAGTGAAGAACGGGAGGAGTTAATGTGCTAG
- a CDS encoding L-ribulose-5-phosphate 4-epimerase — MLDKLKEEVFQANVDLPKHGLVKYTWGNVSAIDRDSGLFVIKPSGVTYEKMQAKDMVVVDLDGRVVEGELNPSSDTLTHAVLYKHYPQIGGIAHTHSTWATIWAQAGLDVQAMGTTHADTFYGSVPCARFLTQKEVNDGYEVETGKVIIETFEERGLDVLAVPGILLQGHGPFTWGKDAKTAVMNSVVLDEVSKMNFFTQKLNQLAEELPQRILDKHYLRKHGKNAYYGQKQ, encoded by the coding sequence GTGCTAGACAAATTAAAAGAAGAAGTATTTCAAGCAAACGTCGATTTACCGAAACATGGACTGGTAAAGTACACATGGGGAAATGTAAGTGCGATTGATCGAGACAGCGGTTTGTTTGTGATTAAACCAAGCGGCGTTACGTATGAAAAGATGCAAGCGAAAGACATGGTAGTCGTTGATTTAGATGGCCGCGTTGTAGAAGGTGAGCTCAATCCTTCATCTGATACACTGACGCATGCCGTATTGTATAAACATTACCCGCAAATCGGCGGTATCGCACATACGCATTCAACGTGGGCGACCATTTGGGCTCAAGCAGGACTTGATGTTCAAGCAATGGGGACTACTCATGCCGATACATTTTATGGTTCTGTCCCGTGCGCGCGCTTTTTAACACAAAAAGAAGTGAATGACGGATATGAAGTGGAAACGGGCAAGGTGATTATTGAAACCTTTGAAGAGCGCGGTTTAGATGTGTTAGCGGTTCCTGGTATTTTACTTCAAGGGCACGGGCCGTTTACGTGGGGGAAAGATGCCAAAACGGCTGTAATGAACAGTGTAGTATTAGACGAAGTATCAAAAATGAATTTCTTTACACAAAAATTAAATCAGCTGGCTGAAGAGCTGCCTCAGCGTATATTAGATAAACATTATTTGCGAAAACACGGAAAAAACGCGTATTACGGGCAAAAACAGTAA
- the araA gene encoding L-arabinose isomerase, whose amino-acid sequence MLKTTQKEFWFIVGSQHLYGKEALAEVKAHAQTMTNALNESGILPYPLVLKDLAVNADTITKMMKEVNYRDEVAGVITWMHTFSPAKMWIRGTKLLQKPLLHLATQFNESIPWETIDMDFMNLNQSAHGDREYGFINARLNKQNKIVVGYWERPEVQQQIAQWMDVAAAYNESFNIKVARFGDNMRNVGVTEGDKIEAQIQFGWTVDYFGIGDLVQYVNGVTEEEINDLFAEYADAYEFVYGDYRVEDWESSVKVQASYEIAIKRFLDEGGYSAFTTNFEDLYGMKQLPGLAVQRLMAQGYGFAGEGDWKTAALDRLLKVMSHNQSTGFMEDYTYELAPGRESVLQSHMLEVDPTLATNKPKLIVSPLGIGNREDPARLVFDGKQGEGVVVSMADFGTHYKLLINEVSAFEPEAPAPNLPVARVLWNIKPNFQDGVKAWIENGGGHHTVLSLNLTTDQIVSYAKLVNLEYVIIK is encoded by the coding sequence ATGTTAAAAACTACTCAAAAAGAATTTTGGTTTATTGTTGGTTCACAGCACCTTTATGGAAAAGAAGCACTAGCAGAAGTAAAAGCACACGCGCAAACAATGACTAATGCTTTAAATGAAAGCGGTATCTTACCTTATCCGCTCGTGCTGAAGGATTTAGCTGTTAATGCTGATACAATCACAAAGATGATGAAAGAAGTTAATTACCGAGATGAAGTTGCCGGTGTGATCACGTGGATGCATACGTTCTCACCTGCAAAAATGTGGATTCGCGGCACAAAATTATTACAAAAACCGCTGCTTCATTTGGCAACACAATTTAATGAAAGCATTCCTTGGGAAACCATTGATATGGATTTTATGAACTTGAATCAATCTGCTCACGGTGATCGTGAATACGGTTTTATCAACGCGCGTTTGAACAAGCAAAATAAAATCGTAGTGGGCTACTGGGAGCGCCCTGAAGTACAGCAGCAAATTGCACAATGGATGGATGTAGCGGCTGCTTATAATGAAAGCTTTAACATTAAAGTTGCGCGTTTTGGTGACAACATGCGTAACGTTGGAGTAACGGAAGGAGATAAAATTGAAGCGCAAATTCAATTTGGCTGGACGGTTGACTACTTTGGAATTGGTGACCTTGTTCAATATGTAAATGGCGTTACGGAAGAAGAAATCAATGATTTATTTGCCGAATATGCAGACGCGTATGAATTTGTTTACGGTGATTATCGTGTAGAAGATTGGGAATCTAGCGTAAAAGTACAGGCAAGCTATGAAATTGCGATTAAACGTTTTCTTGATGAAGGCGGCTACAGCGCTTTTACCACTAACTTTGAAGATTTGTACGGCATGAAACAGCTTCCTGGTCTAGCAGTACAGCGCTTGATGGCACAGGGATACGGCTTTGCTGGTGAAGGAGACTGGAAAACAGCCGCGCTTGACCGCTTACTCAAAGTGATGAGCCATAATCAGTCAACGGGCTTTATGGAAGACTACACGTATGAATTAGCTCCCGGTCGTGAGTCAGTGCTTCAATCACACATGCTTGAAGTAGACCCAACGCTAGCAACAAACAAGCCAAAACTAATCGTCTCTCCGCTAGGAATCGGCAACCGCGAAGACCCGGCCCGCTTAGTATTTGACGGTAAACAAGGCGAAGGCGTAGTGGTTTCCATGGCTGACTTTGGTACGCATTACAAGCTGTTAATTAACGAAGTATCCGCATTTGAGCCGGAAGCTCCAGCTCCAAATCTTCCGGTGGCGCGCGTGCTTTGGAACATTAAGCCAAACTTCCAAGACGGCGTTAAAGCGTGGATTGAAAACGGAGGCGGTCACCATACGGTACTTTCATTAAATTTAACCACGGATCAAATTGTAAGCTATGCAAAGCTTGTTAATTTAGAGTACGTCATTATTAAGTAA
- a CDS encoding sugar porter family MFS transporter, with protein sequence MSKVSSKFIFFFGSFAGILFGYDIGIIAGAEGHIRQAFHLSPLWLGIVVSSLMGGAIIGSILSGLLGDKFGRRKLILISSIIFLLGSIGSAIAPEEITLTIARVFLGTAVGTASSLVPAYMSEIAPANIRGKLSGLNQLMIVIGLLLSYIVAFIFEPVPNSWRLMLGSAGIFAVVLCIGMIKLPESPRYLIKNGMGDKAREVLRTLRPSAAEVEAEVSEIESVAVHEESGIKQLFHKKFRLALIIGVGMATFQQIQGANSIVYYATSIARQVGLAPQVAAGFTVIVGVIFVVTTLIFLQFVDKYNRRTILTVGGAGMALSFFTPAILGAVGVNEAVVNWVTLIALCCFILCYAFSWAPLTWIIVGEIFPLSVRGIGAGISSAFNWTGSLAVGLVFPILADQFSLGVIFSTFGIICILGLFFIRFVVVETKGRSLEQIETDMAARSERNSLSPVERNKYV encoded by the coding sequence ATGAGTAAAGTATCAAGTAAGTTTATCTTCTTCTTCGGCTCATTTGCCGGTATTTTATTCGGTTATGATATTGGGATTATTGCTGGTGCAGAAGGTCATATCCGTCAAGCATTTCATTTAAGTCCGCTGTGGCTGGGAATTGTTGTTTCGTCTTTAATGGGCGGAGCGATTATCGGTTCCATTTTAAGCGGTTTATTAGGGGATAAGTTTGGACGAAGAAAGTTAATTTTAATTTCTTCTATCATCTTTCTTTTAGGCTCAATTGGTTCAGCCATCGCACCAGAGGAAATTACGTTAACGATTGCTCGCGTCTTTTTAGGTACAGCAGTAGGAACGGCTTCTTCTTTAGTTCCTGCATATATGTCAGAAATCGCACCTGCTAATATTCGCGGGAAGCTTTCGGGTTTGAACCAATTAATGATTGTAATTGGACTATTATTAAGCTATATCGTAGCCTTTATTTTTGAGCCGGTTCCAAACAGCTGGCGACTAATGCTTGGCAGCGCCGGTATTTTTGCGGTCGTATTATGCATCGGTATGATAAAGCTTCCAGAGTCACCTCGCTACTTAATTAAAAATGGGATGGGAGATAAAGCGCGTGAAGTTTTGCGTACGCTTCGTCCCTCAGCAGCTGAAGTGGAAGCTGAAGTGTCTGAAATTGAAAGCGTAGCTGTGCATGAAGAATCAGGCATCAAACAGCTGTTTCATAAAAAATTTCGTTTAGCTTTAATTATTGGCGTCGGAATGGCAACTTTTCAACAGATTCAAGGCGCAAACTCGATTGTTTATTATGCGACAAGCATTGCCCGTCAAGTGGGTTTAGCCCCGCAGGTAGCAGCTGGTTTTACGGTCATTGTTGGGGTAATCTTCGTCGTGACAACACTTATTTTTCTGCAGTTTGTTGATAAATACAACCGCCGTACCATTCTTACGGTTGGCGGAGCGGGAATGGCCCTTTCCTTTTTTACACCGGCTATTCTTGGAGCAGTAGGTGTTAATGAAGCCGTAGTTAACTGGGTTACGCTAATTGCACTTTGCTGCTTCATCCTTTGCTATGCGTTTTCTTGGGCGCCGCTTACTTGGATCATTGTAGGGGAAATTTTCCCGCTTTCTGTACGCGGAATCGGTGCTGGGATTTCGTCTGCCTTTAACTGGACGGGGTCACTGGCAGTTGGGCTTGTGTTCCCTATTTTAGCTGATCAGTTTAGCTTAGGCGTTATCTTTTCAACTTTCGGGATCATTTGTATTCTCGGATTATTCTTCATACGTTTTGTAGTTGTCGAAACAAAAGGACGGAGCCTAGAGCAAATTGAAACGGACATGGCAGCTCGCTCTGAAAGAAATTCTTTGAGTCCGGTTGAGCGTAATAAATACGTCTAA
- the metE gene encoding 5-methyltetrahydropteroyltriglutamate--homocysteine S-methyltransferase — MSSVKSSNLGYPRIGEKREWKKALEQFWAGKLEKDVFLQEIEALRLEHLKKQRDAGIELIPVGDFSLYDHVLDTAVMFGLVPKRFNYDGGPVSLETYFDIARGTKGAVASTMTKWFNTNYHYIVPELDEAKPALVENRPLQFYKEAKQKLNIKGKPVILGPVTFVKLSKGYKESEFEKIVEQFVPLYATILAELQAEGVEWVQMDEPILSTTLSKEDLALYKEVYQSLNEAAPNVKVILQTYFDSVDYYKEVVSLPVQGIGLDFVHDRGENLTALNKYGFPTDKVLAAGVIDGRNIWRENLDEQILTLSEIEEVVSKDRLILQPSSSLLHVPVTVKSEETIDPILKNALSFADEKLKEITLLTKAVQQGKETIQEEINVSKQAIQALNQSSFRNHQDVQEALKQLSYKAERQAPFDVRQRVQKEAFQLPLLPTTTIGSFPQTKEVRRERMKWRKGELSNEAYEAYINDEIKKWIEIQEDIGLDVLVHGEFERTDMVEYFGEKLGGFQFTKFGWVQSYGSRCVKPPLIYGDVFYQQAMTIKETVYAQSLTNKPVKGMLTGPITILNWSFVRDDISRYDVANQIALALRKEVEALESQGISMIQVDEPALREGLPLKRENWENYLNAAVYAFKLATVSVQNDTQIHTHMCYSEFEEIIDAIKALDADVISIETSKSHGELIYAFEEHTYNQGIGLGVYDIHSPRIPKLEELTRNIDRALQVLDPTLFWINPDCGLKTRGISETVEALKVMVASAKQTRQNLLQNVQS; from the coding sequence ATGAGCAGTGTAAAAAGTTCAAACTTAGGTTATCCAAGAATTGGTGAAAAACGAGAATGGAAAAAAGCGCTTGAGCAGTTTTGGGCAGGAAAGCTGGAGAAAGATGTATTTTTGCAAGAAATTGAAGCTCTTCGCCTTGAACATCTTAAAAAACAGCGTGACGCAGGAATTGAATTGATTCCAGTCGGCGATTTTAGCTTATACGATCACGTGTTAGATACAGCGGTTATGTTTGGTTTGGTGCCAAAACGTTTCAATTATGACGGAGGGCCGGTATCGCTTGAAACGTATTTTGACATAGCGCGAGGTACAAAAGGTGCAGTAGCATCTACGATGACAAAATGGTTTAACACAAATTATCACTATATCGTACCAGAGCTTGACGAAGCAAAGCCTGCTCTTGTAGAAAATCGCCCGCTTCAATTCTACAAAGAAGCAAAACAAAAGCTAAATATCAAAGGAAAGCCCGTTATTTTAGGGCCAGTGACATTTGTGAAGCTGTCGAAAGGGTATAAAGAAAGTGAGTTTGAAAAAATAGTTGAACAATTTGTTCCTCTTTATGCGACTATTTTAGCTGAGCTACAGGCAGAAGGCGTCGAGTGGGTACAGATGGATGAGCCGATTTTATCTACAACGCTATCAAAAGAAGACCTGGCGTTGTACAAAGAAGTCTATCAATCTTTGAATGAAGCGGCACCGAACGTAAAGGTTATTTTGCAAACGTATTTTGACAGCGTTGATTACTACAAAGAAGTTGTGTCTCTTCCTGTTCAAGGAATTGGTTTAGACTTTGTACATGACCGCGGAGAAAATCTCACTGCGCTTAATAAATATGGTTTTCCAACTGATAAAGTGCTTGCGGCAGGAGTTATTGACGGACGAAACATTTGGCGTGAAAATTTGGACGAACAGATTTTAACGCTTAGTGAAATTGAAGAAGTAGTATCAAAAGACCGTTTGATCCTACAGCCTTCATCGAGTCTATTACATGTTCCTGTCACGGTGAAAAGCGAAGAAACCATTGATCCAATTTTAAAGAACGCTCTATCCTTTGCAGATGAAAAGCTGAAGGAAATCACGCTGTTAACAAAAGCGGTGCAGCAAGGAAAAGAAACAATACAAGAAGAGATAAATGTAAGCAAACAGGCCATTCAAGCATTAAATCAATCATCTTTCCGAAATCATCAGGACGTGCAAGAAGCGCTGAAGCAACTCAGCTATAAAGCGGAGCGTCAAGCACCGTTTGACGTACGTCAGCGCGTTCAAAAAGAGGCTTTTCAACTGCCGCTTCTTCCAACCACAACAATTGGAAGCTTCCCGCAAACAAAAGAAGTGCGACGCGAGCGTATGAAGTGGCGGAAAGGTGAGTTAAGCAATGAAGCGTATGAAGCGTACATTAACGATGAAATAAAAAAATGGATTGAAATTCAAGAAGACATCGGCTTAGATGTGCTTGTGCACGGAGAGTTTGAACGAACGGACATGGTTGAGTACTTCGGTGAAAAATTAGGAGGCTTTCAGTTTACTAAGTTTGGCTGGGTGCAATCATACGGTTCTCGCTGCGTAAAGCCGCCGCTTATATACGGAGATGTATTCTATCAGCAGGCGATGACGATAAAAGAAACGGTCTATGCGCAATCTCTAACAAATAAGCCGGTTAAAGGAATGCTGACGGGTCCAATTACGATTTTAAACTGGTCGTTTGTGCGTGATGATATCTCGCGCTACGACGTGGCAAATCAAATTGCGCTTGCTCTTAGAAAAGAAGTGGAAGCACTGGAAAGTCAAGGCATCTCGATGATTCAAGTGGATGAACCGGCGCTTCGTGAAGGACTGCCGTTAAAACGAGAAAACTGGGAAAACTACTTGAACGCCGCGGTGTATGCGTTCAAGCTAGCCACGGTATCCGTGCAAAATGATACGCAAATTCATACGCATATGTGCTATTCAGAATTCGAAGAGATTATCGATGCCATCAAAGCGCTTGATGCCGACGTGATTTCCATTGAAACGTCTAAAAGCCACGGTGAATTAATTTATGCGTTTGAAGAACATACGTACAATCAAGGAATCGGACTTGGCGTGTACGATATCCACAGTCCGCGCATACCAAAGCTTGAAGAGCTGACGCGAAACATCGACCGCGCCTTGCAGGTCCTTGATCCTACATTGTTTTGGATTAATCCCGACTGCGGCCTTAAAACAAGAGGAATCAGTGAGACGGTCGAAGCCTTAAAAGTCATGGTTGCTTCAGCAAAGCAAACAAGACAAAATTTATTGCAAAACGTTCAATCGTAA
- a CDS encoding acetate uptake transporter, producing the protein MSNNSTQHVKIVTADPSALGLFGLAMVTLVASFQKLGVTDGVSLVLPWAIFLGGIGQLIASIQDFKHNNTFGATAFGAFGLFWLGVAMTWLIQLGAFGEALAKAADPKQLAFAFVGYFIFSVFMTVGAMGTHKVLFIIFVLIDFLFIGLSLSTFGVSYEYTHLLAAVSELLIALFSFYGSAAAVLNTHYGQVVLPVGKPFGAFIK; encoded by the coding sequence ATGAGTAACAACAGCACACAGCACGTTAAAATTGTAACAGCTGATCCATCAGCGCTAGGCCTATTCGGACTTGCCATGGTGACACTCGTTGCATCGTTTCAAAAGCTTGGGGTAACCGATGGTGTTTCATTGGTATTGCCATGGGCGATTTTTTTAGGCGGAATAGGACAGTTAATCGCGTCTATTCAAGATTTCAAACATAATAATACCTTTGGCGCAACTGCTTTTGGTGCCTTCGGGTTATTTTGGTTAGGTGTAGCCATGACATGGCTTATTCAGCTTGGAGCATTTGGGGAAGCGCTAGCAAAAGCAGCGGATCCGAAGCAGCTCGCATTTGCTTTTGTAGGCTACTTTATCTTCAGCGTTTTTATGACAGTCGGAGCAATGGGCACTCATAAAGTATTATTTATTATTTTTGTGTTAATTGATTTCTTATTTATCGGATTATCGCTCAGTACATTTGGTGTGTCATATGAATATACGCACTTACTAGCAGCAGTGTCAGAGCTATTGATTGCTCTGTTTTCATTCTATGGATCTGCAGCGGCTGTATTAAATACTCACTATGGTCAAGTTGTGCTTCCAGTGGGCAAGCCGTTTGGTGCATTTATAAAATAA
- a CDS encoding GNAT family N-acetyltransferase — MKGNVPMIIRQVQENDLKQLITLENKGFTPEEAASKDAFITRIKTMPDTFIVVEENEEMIGYVNGPVISAPFITDDLFEKTISNPETGGHQSILGIVVNPQHHHKGIASMLLGAFEKQARDKQRLTVTLTCKEELIPFYEKNGYVNQGAAESQHAGVQWFNMSKKL; from the coding sequence ATGAAAGGAAACGTTCCAATGATTATAAGACAAGTGCAGGAAAATGATTTAAAACAATTAATTACATTAGAAAACAAAGGTTTTACACCTGAAGAAGCTGCCTCAAAAGACGCGTTTATCACGCGGATTAAAACCATGCCTGATACGTTTATCGTTGTGGAAGAAAATGAAGAAATGATTGGATATGTGAACGGACCCGTTATTTCAGCGCCGTTTATCACAGATGATTTGTTTGAAAAAACGATTTCCAACCCTGAGACAGGCGGTCATCAAAGTATTTTAGGCATTGTAGTAAATCCACAGCATCATCATAAAGGAATTGCCAGTATGCTGCTAGGAGCGTTTGAGAAACAAGCGCGGGACAAACAGCGCTTAACGGTTACATTAACATGTAAAGAAGAATTGATTCCTTTTTACGAAAAAAACGGGTATGTGAACCAAGGAGCTGCAGAGTCTCAGCATGCAGGCGTGCAGTGGTTTAATATGAGTAAAAAGCTTTAA
- a CDS encoding helix-turn-helix transcriptional regulator: MVENRIKELRKIKRMSQDELAKVCGVSRQTINAIENNKYDPSLTLAFQLAEELEATVDELFLFRKS; encoded by the coding sequence ATGGTGGAAAACCGAATTAAAGAACTGCGTAAAATCAAACGAATGTCTCAAGATGAACTGGCAAAAGTATGCGGCGTATCGAGACAAACGATTAATGCAATTGAAAACAATAAGTATGATCCAAGCTTGACGCTTGCTTTTCAACTGGCCGAAGAGCTGGAAGCAACAGTAGATGAGCTGTTTTTATTTAGAAAATCATGA
- a CDS encoding DUF5301 domain-containing protein, with protein MKKRAVIICVLLFIVVFYFTYTGKTYQLKDVIKIDETNVTRMEIDTDEGKRVVDDKKNMKQIVHSLSQVEVKKSKERDPKFDQAYWVKIIENGKDAYGFTIYDDDYIKAFNFKSKKQYTYTIVKDQKIDVKKLFSTK; from the coding sequence TTGAAAAAAAGAGCAGTTATTATATGCGTACTTCTATTTATTGTAGTATTTTACTTTACATATACAGGAAAAACCTATCAGTTAAAAGATGTAATAAAAATAGACGAAACAAACGTTACGCGTATGGAAATAGATACGGACGAAGGGAAACGTGTGGTAGACGATAAAAAGAATATGAAGCAAATCGTACATTCTTTGTCGCAAGTGGAAGTAAAAAAAAGCAAGGAACGCGATCCGAAGTTTGACCAGGCTTACTGGGTAAAAATCATTGAAAATGGAAAAGATGCTTACGGCTTCACAATTTACGATGATGATTACATAAAAGCATTTAACTTTAAAAGTAAAAAGCAATATACGTATACTATCGTTAAAGATCAAAAAATAGACGTTAAAAAGCTGTTTTCAACTAAATAA